The Lutra lutra chromosome 10, mLutLut1.2, whole genome shotgun sequence genome contains a region encoding:
- the SNX32 gene encoding sorting nexin-32 isoform X5, with amino-acid sequence MEGRQEAGKESKQPSSVSVDLQGDSTLQVEISDAVSERDKVKFTVQTKSCLPHFAQTEFSVVRQHEEFIWLHDAYVENEEYAGLIIPPAPPRPDFEASREKLQKLGEGDSSITREEFAKMKQELEAEYLALFKKTVAMHEVFLQRLAAHPTLRRDHNFFVFLEYGQDLSVRGKNRKELLGGFLRNIVKSADEALITSMSGLKEVDDFFEHERTFLLEYHTRIRDACLRADRVMHSHKCLADDFIPISAALNSLGTQEVNQLKTSFLKLAELFERLRKLEGRVASDEDLKLSDMLRYYMRDSQAAKDLLYRRLRALADYENANKALDKARTRNREVRTAESHQQLCCQRFERLSDSAKQGSPFFLPPLQSSWISSPAASPPSARTL; translated from the exons ATGGAAGGGCGGCAAGAGGCTGGAAAGGAGAGCAAG CAGCCCTCCTCTGTATCAGTGGACCTGCAGGGAGACAGTACCTTGCAGGTGGAGATCTCTGATGCCGTGAGCGAGCGGGACAAGGTGAAATTCACCGTTCAGACCAAG AGCTGCCTCCCTCACTTCGCCCAGACGGAGTTCTCAGTCGTGCGACAGCACGAGGAGTTCATCTGGCTACACGACGCCTATGTGGAAAACGAGGAGTACGCCGGCCTCATC atccccccagcccctccaagGCCAGACTTTGAGGCTTCAAGGGAAAAGCTGCAGAAGTTGGGTGAAGGGGACAGCTCCATCACGCGGGAAGAATTTGCCAAAATGAAGCAGGAGCTAGAAGC GGAGTACCTAGCTCTCTTTAAGAAGACAGTTGCAATGCACGAGGTCTTTCTGCAACGCCTTGCGGCCCACCCGACCCTGCGTCGAGACCAcaacttctttgtctttttggaaTATGGCCAGGAT CTGAGTGTCCGAGGAAAGAATAGGAAGGAGCTTCTTGGGGGATTTCTGAGGAATATCGTGAAGTCTGCAGATGAAGCCCTCATCACCAGCATGTCAGGGCTCAAG GAGGTGGATGACTTCTTTGAGCACGAGAGGACCTTCCTGCTGGAGTACCACACCCGCATCCGGGACGCCTGCCTGCGGGCAGACCGTGTCATGCACTCCCACAAGT GCCTGGCAGACGATTTTATCCCTATCTCTGCTGCACTGAACAGTCTGGGAACACAGGAAGTCAACCAGCTAAAGAC GAGTTTCCTCAAATTGGCAGAGCTCTTTGAACGACTAAGG AAGCTGGAGGGCCGAGTGGCATCTGATGAGGACCTCAAGCTCTCAGACATGCTGAGATATTACATGCGAGACTCACAGGCAGCCAAG GACCTGCTGTACCGGCGGCTGCGAGCCCTGGCTGACTACGAGAATGCCAACAAGGCACTGGACAAGGCGCGCACTAGGAACCGGGAGGTGCGGACTGCGGAGAGCCACCAGCAGCTGTGTTGCCAACGCTTTGAACGCCTCTCTGACTCAGCCAAGCAG